Proteins from a genomic interval of Rhodothermus marinus:
- the rplW gene encoding 50S ribosomal protein L23, with amino-acid sequence MSKHPILIRPLVTEKLSQQMDEGRYAFIVAKDANKIEIRKAVEAMYPGVRVQKVRTMIMPGKRRRQFSRRGVAEGRTGSYKKAIVTLTPDSPRIDFFENV; translated from the coding sequence ATGAGCAAGCATCCGATTTTGATCCGTCCGCTGGTGACGGAAAAGCTCTCGCAGCAGATGGACGAGGGGCGTTACGCCTTTATCGTGGCGAAAGACGCCAACAAAATCGAAATCCGCAAGGCCGTTGAGGCCATGTATCCGGGCGTCAGGGTCCAGAAGGTGCGCACGATGATCATGCCCGGTAAGCGCCGCCGGCAGTTTTCGCGCCGGGGTGTGGCCGAAGGCCGTACCGGCTCTTACAAGAAGGCCATCGTGACGCTGACGCCCGACAGTCCTCGGATCGACTTCTTCGAGAACGTGTGA
- the rplB gene encoding 50S ribosomal protein L2 — translation MPIRRRKPVTPGQRQYSVSTFEEITKDTPEKSLLAPLKKHAGRNNQGRITTRHQGGGHKRRYRIIDFRRDKDGIPARVVSIEYDPNRSARIALLAYADGEKRYIIAPNEIKVGQTVMNGPGAPPEPGNCLPLEKIPVGSYVHCIEMKPGKGAQIARAAGTYAQVMAREGKYATLRLPSGEIRLIHVKCRATIGTTSNADHMNIDLGKAGRSRWLGIRPKVRGVAMNPIDHPMGGGEGRHSGGHPRSPWGQPAKGYKTRKRNKPSDKYILRRRNAAK, via the coding sequence ATGCCGATTCGCAGACGGAAACCGGTAACCCCTGGTCAGCGCCAGTATTCGGTTTCGACGTTTGAGGAAATCACAAAGGATACGCCCGAAAAGAGCCTGCTGGCGCCGCTGAAGAAGCACGCCGGCCGCAACAACCAGGGCCGGATCACCACGCGCCATCAGGGCGGGGGTCACAAGCGTCGCTACCGTATCATCGATTTCAGGCGGGACAAGGACGGCATCCCGGCCCGCGTGGTCAGCATCGAATACGACCCGAACCGTTCGGCGCGCATCGCGCTGCTGGCCTATGCCGACGGCGAAAAGCGCTACATCATCGCACCGAACGAAATCAAGGTCGGCCAGACCGTGATGAACGGGCCGGGCGCGCCCCCCGAGCCGGGCAACTGCCTGCCGCTCGAGAAAATTCCGGTGGGCTCCTACGTGCACTGCATCGAGATGAAGCCCGGCAAGGGCGCGCAGATTGCCCGGGCGGCCGGCACTTATGCGCAGGTGATGGCCCGTGAAGGGAAATACGCTACGCTGCGCCTGCCTTCCGGAGAGATTCGTCTGATCCACGTGAAGTGCCGGGCTACGATCGGCACCACGAGCAACGCCGACCACATGAATATCGATCTCGGAAAGGCCGGCCGCAGCCGCTGGCTGGGCATTCGGCCCAAAGTGCGCGGTGTGGCCATGAACCCCATCGACCACCCGATGGGTGGTGGCGAAGGACGGCACTCCGGTGGACATCCGCGCTCGCCGTGGGGCCAGCCGGCCAAGGGCTACAAGACCCGCAAGCGCAACAAACCTTCGGACAAATACATCCTGCGTCGTCGCAATGCGGCCAAGTAA
- the rpsS gene encoding 30S ribosomal protein S19 yields MARSLKKGPYVHYKLLKKVEELNRSGQKKVIKTWSRASMIIPEFVGHTFAVHNGRQFIPVYITENMVGHRLGEFAPTRTFRGHAGDKKDKRGRR; encoded by the coding sequence ATGGCGCGTTCGCTGAAAAAAGGACCCTACGTCCATTATAAACTGCTCAAGAAGGTCGAGGAGCTCAACCGGTCCGGCCAGAAGAAGGTGATCAAAACCTGGAGCCGGGCCTCGATGATCATTCCCGAGTTTGTCGGCCATACGTTCGCCGTGCACAACGGCCGGCAGTTCATCCCGGTCTATATCACGGAGAACATGGTCGGGCACCGGTTGGGCGAGTTTGCGCCGACGCGGACCTTCCGCGGGCATGCCGGCGACAAGAAAGACAAGCGTGGCCGTCGATAA
- the rplV gene encoding 50S ribosomal protein L22: MEARAINKYIRSSPRKMRVVVNAVRGKRVAEALAILRHLPHRAARPVEKTIRSAVYNLIEKNAEERIDEAALVIREIRVDDGPRLKRWRAAPRGRAVPIRRRMSHLTVVVATTESEVEA; the protein is encoded by the coding sequence ATGGAAGCCAGAGCCATCAACAAATACATTCGGAGTTCGCCGCGCAAGATGCGCGTGGTGGTCAACGCCGTGCGTGGCAAACGGGTGGCCGAAGCGCTGGCCATCCTGCGGCACCTGCCGCACCGGGCGGCACGCCCCGTCGAAAAGACCATCCGCTCGGCCGTCTACAACCTGATCGAAAAGAATGCGGAGGAGCGCATCGACGAGGCGGCCCTGGTGATCCGGGAGATTCGCGTGGACGATGGACCACGGCTCAAGCGCTGGCGTGCGGCACCCCGCGGGCGGGCGGTGCCCATCCGGCGGCGCATGAGTCATCTGACCGTCGTGGTGGCCACCACCGAGTCCGAAGTGGAAGCCTGA
- the rpsC gene encoding 30S ribosomal protein S3, producing the protein MGQKTHPIGFRLGVIRGWFSSWYAEKDLPEKLIEDEEIRRYLQARLKRAGLSRVVIERTPKRVILTLHTSRPGVVIGRGGQEVEKLREELQKLTGKEIQINISEIKRPELDASLVAQNIAQQLEGRVSFRRAMKQAITAAMRMGAQGIRIKVSGRLGGAEMSRTEQYLEGRVPLHTLRANIDYAQATAYTIYGTIGVKVWIFLGEIIGKPDLSPNALMQRQQQQTFEQPERRRRRRARRTGRRAAEEES; encoded by the coding sequence ATGGGTCAGAAAACACACCCGATAGGATTTCGCCTGGGCGTCATCCGCGGCTGGTTCTCCAGCTGGTATGCGGAAAAGGACCTGCCGGAGAAGCTGATCGAGGACGAGGAGATCCGGCGCTATCTGCAGGCGCGACTCAAGCGGGCCGGCCTGAGCCGGGTGGTGATCGAGCGTACCCCGAAGCGGGTGATCCTCACGCTCCATACCAGCCGGCCGGGCGTCGTCATCGGCCGCGGTGGCCAGGAGGTGGAGAAGCTCCGGGAAGAGCTGCAGAAACTGACCGGCAAGGAGATCCAGATCAACATCAGCGAGATCAAGCGGCCGGAGCTGGATGCCAGCCTGGTGGCGCAGAACATCGCGCAGCAGCTGGAAGGTCGCGTCTCTTTCCGCCGGGCCATGAAGCAGGCCATCACGGCCGCCATGCGTATGGGCGCCCAGGGCATCCGTATCAAGGTGTCTGGCCGTCTGGGGGGCGCCGAAATGAGCCGCACCGAGCAGTACCTGGAGGGACGCGTGCCGCTGCATACGCTCCGGGCTAATATCGACTATGCGCAGGCGACGGCCTACACGATCTACGGCACGATCGGCGTCAAGGTGTGGATCTTCCTGGGCGAGATTATCGGCAAGCCGGATTTGAGCCCGAACGCCCTGATGCAGCGGCAACAGCAGCAGACCTTCGAGCAGCCCGAACGTCGGCGTCGGCGTCGTGCACGGCGGACCGGTCGCCGCGCTGCCGAAGAAGAGAGCTAA
- the rplP gene encoding 50S ribosomal protein L16 produces the protein MLMPRRTKYRKQQKGRIKGLASRGTQIEFGDFGIKALEPARITSRQIEAARVAITRKLRRTGKVYIRIFPDKPVTKKPAEVRMGKGKGSVEFWVAVVEPGRILFEVGGVPEELAREALRLASHKLPIKTKFVKRPELMAAPQGR, from the coding sequence ATGTTAATGCCCCGACGTACCAAGTACCGCAAGCAGCAGAAAGGCCGTATCAAAGGCCTGGCTTCGCGCGGTACGCAGATAGAGTTTGGCGACTTCGGGATCAAAGCGCTTGAGCCGGCACGCATCACGTCGCGGCAGATCGAGGCGGCCCGTGTGGCCATCACCCGTAAGCTGCGGCGTACCGGGAAGGTGTACATCCGCATCTTTCCGGACAAACCCGTGACCAAAAAACCGGCCGAAGTCCGTATGGGTAAAGGGAAGGGCTCGGTCGAGTTCTGGGTGGCGGTCGTGGAGCCGGGGCGCATTCTCTTCGAAGTGGGCGGCGTGCCGGAAGAGCTGGCCCGCGAGGCGCTTCGACTGGCTTCGCACAAGCTGCCCATTAAAACCAAGTTCGTCAAGCGGCCAGAACTCATGGCCGCTCCGCAGGGACGCTAA
- the rpmC gene encoding 50S ribosomal protein L29, which translates to MKPKEIRAMSLEEIAQRIRSEEQELRQLRFQHAVAQLENPMLLRNKRRLIARLKTIYNEKLREARQASVNE; encoded by the coding sequence ATGAAGCCGAAAGAGATCCGTGCAATGAGCCTGGAAGAAATCGCCCAGCGCATTCGAAGCGAAGAGCAGGAACTGCGCCAGCTTCGGTTTCAGCATGCCGTGGCGCAGCTCGAAAATCCCATGCTGCTGCGCAACAAACGGCGGCTTATTGCACGGTTGAAGACGATTTACAACGAAAAACTCCGGGAAGCCCGGCAGGCTTCCGTGAACGAATAA
- the rpsQ gene encoding 30S ribosomal protein S17, whose protein sequence is MANEQQTQKTQRGRRKERIGVVVSNKMDKTITVAVERLVKHPLYGKYIKRTTKLMAHDEHNEANEGDVVRIMETRPLSKHKRWRLVEIIERAKKIQREETP, encoded by the coding sequence ATGGCTAACGAACAGCAGACGCAGAAAACGCAGCGCGGACGCCGAAAGGAGCGGATCGGCGTGGTCGTCAGCAACAAAATGGACAAGACGATCACGGTCGCCGTCGAGCGACTCGTCAAACATCCGCTCTACGGCAAATACATCAAGCGTACGACGAAACTGATGGCCCACGACGAACACAACGAGGCCAACGAGGGCGACGTGGTCCGCATCATGGAAACGCGGCCGCTCTCGAAGCACAAGCGGTGGCGCCTCGTCGAAATTATCGAGCGGGCTAAGAAAATCCAGCGAGAAGAAACGCCATGA
- the rplN gene encoding 50S ribosomal protein L14, which produces MIQQESRLVVADNSGAKELLCIRVLGGSHKRYARVGDKIVASVKSVIPGGSVKKGDVVKAVVVRTKKEYRRPDGTYIRFDDNAAVLINNQDEPIGTRIFGPVARELRDKQFMRIVSLAPEVV; this is translated from the coding sequence ATGATTCAGCAGGAAAGCAGACTGGTGGTCGCCGACAACAGCGGGGCGAAAGAATTGCTCTGCATTCGCGTGCTGGGCGGCAGCCACAAGCGCTACGCCCGCGTCGGCGACAAGATCGTCGCCTCGGTCAAATCGGTCATTCCTGGAGGGAGCGTGAAGAAGGGCGACGTGGTCAAAGCCGTCGTCGTCCGTACCAAGAAAGAATACCGCCGCCCGGACGGAACCTACATTCGCTTCGACGACAACGCGGCGGTATTGATCAACAACCAGGACGAACCGATCGGGACCCGTATCTTCGGGCCCGTGGCGCGTGAGCTGCGCGACAAGCAGTTCATGCGTATCGTTTCGCTGGCCCCTGAGGTGGTCTGA
- the rplX gene encoding 50S ribosomal protein L24 encodes MPRTKNKQPKLHVKRGDLVRVIAGNDKGKEGRILRVFPKKQRVIVEGVNLRIRHVRPSPQYPQGGRIQQEMPIHVSNVMPLDSNGRPTRVGRKWVEDPATGRGRWVRYAKTTGEELDR; translated from the coding sequence ATGCCGCGTACAAAAAATAAACAACCCAAGCTGCACGTAAAACGAGGCGATCTGGTGCGCGTGATCGCCGGCAACGATAAAGGCAAGGAAGGGCGCATCCTGCGCGTCTTTCCGAAAAAGCAGCGCGTCATCGTGGAAGGCGTGAACCTGCGCATCCGCCACGTGCGGCCCAGCCCCCAGTACCCGCAGGGCGGGCGCATCCAGCAGGAAATGCCCATCCACGTCTCGAACGTCATGCCGCTCGACAGCAACGGGCGGCCCACGCGGGTCGGCCGTAAATGGGTGGAAGACCCGGCTACGGGACGGGGCCGCTGGGTGCGTTACGCGAAAACGACGGGCGAGGAGCTGGACCGCTGA
- the rplE gene encoding 50S ribosomal protein L5, with protein sequence MTYVPRLKKKYREEVVPALMKQFGYRNVMQVPRLVKICVNKGVGEAAQNKKVLDDAIEEIRLITGQHPVVRRAKKSISNFKLRKGMPVGVSVTLRGDRMFEFFDRLVTLALPRMRDFRGVSDRSFDGRGNYTLGIPEQIIFPEIDVDKVDRISGFDITFVTTAKTDEEAYALLKLLGMPFVRREEPQAKAA encoded by the coding sequence ATGACCTACGTTCCTCGACTGAAGAAAAAATACCGGGAAGAGGTGGTACCCGCCCTGATGAAACAGTTCGGGTACCGCAACGTGATGCAGGTGCCGCGCCTGGTCAAGATCTGCGTCAACAAAGGCGTGGGCGAGGCGGCCCAGAACAAAAAGGTGCTGGACGACGCGATCGAAGAAATCCGGCTGATCACCGGCCAGCATCCGGTCGTGCGCCGCGCCAAGAAAAGCATTTCGAACTTCAAGCTTCGCAAGGGCATGCCCGTCGGCGTATCGGTCACGCTGCGCGGCGACCGGATGTTCGAGTTCTTCGACCGCCTTGTCACGCTGGCCCTTCCCCGGATGCGCGACTTCCGGGGCGTTTCGGACCGCAGCTTCGACGGGCGCGGCAATTACACGCTGGGCATTCCCGAGCAGATTATTTTCCCCGAAATCGACGTGGATAAAGTCGATCGCATCAGCGGCTTCGACATCACGTTCGTGACCACGGCGAAGACGGACGAAGAGGCCTATGCGCTGCTGAAGCTGCTGGGCATGCCGTTCGTCCGCCGCGAAGAACCTCAAGCAAAGGCAGCATAA
- the rpsN gene encoding 30S ribosomal protein S14, which translates to MAKKSWMAREKKRRELVAKYAEKRRQLKEAGDWIGLQKLPRNSSPVRLRNRCPLTGRARGYLRKFGVSRIVFREMALEGKIPGVRKASW; encoded by the coding sequence ATGGCGAAAAAAAGCTGGATGGCGCGCGAGAAAAAGCGCCGCGAACTGGTAGCCAAATACGCGGAGAAGCGGCGTCAGCTCAAAGAAGCAGGCGACTGGATCGGCCTGCAGAAGCTGCCGCGCAACTCCAGCCCGGTCCGGCTGCGGAATCGTTGTCCGCTGACGGGACGGGCTCGGGGCTACCTGCGCAAGTTCGGCGTCTCGCGTATCGTCTTCCGTGAAATGGCCCTCGAAGGGAAGATTCCAGGGGTTCGCAAAGCCAGCTGGTAA
- the rpsH gene encoding 30S ribosomal protein S8, producing MSGITDPIADYLARLRNAQMARKVYVDVPASKLKRAITQILVDKGYVQRYLDIDDGKQGLLRIYLKYDRNGNPAIRELQRVSKPGRRQYVGADELPRVRNGLGIAIISTSQGVMTDKEARKLHIGGEVLAYVF from the coding sequence ATGAGTGGGATTACAGATCCGATTGCCGACTACCTGGCCCGTCTGCGCAATGCGCAGATGGCGCGGAAGGTGTACGTCGACGTGCCCGCTTCCAAACTGAAGCGGGCCATCACCCAGATTCTGGTGGACAAGGGCTATGTGCAGCGGTACCTGGACATCGATGACGGAAAGCAGGGCCTGCTGCGCATCTACTTGAAATACGACCGGAACGGCAATCCGGCGATCCGGGAGCTGCAGCGCGTCTCCAAGCCGGGGCGCCGCCAGTACGTGGGGGCCGATGAACTGCCCCGCGTGCGCAACGGCCTGGGCATTGCCATAATCTCGACCTCCCAGGGCGTGATGACCGACAAGGAGGCGCGCAAGCTGCACATTGGCGGCGAGGTCCTGGCCTACGTGTTCTAA